The genomic region TCTGCCCTGCCCACCCTACATGTCCATCCCTCCAGCTGACACATCTCTGAATTAAAGGTGCTAGCTGCCTCCCCCTTTCTCAATCtgttcagcatcctccctcaatCCCAACTGGCTCATCTGGGGAGGAGCTGTAGGTCCATGGGCTGGCATCACTGAGCAGctcttcatcctcatcctcatcctcttcttccacATCCTGTTCCTCTCCTGGGGGTGGGAAGGTCTCCAATGGGGATTCTACTCCCCTGCAAGCTCAAGAAAGACAatcctgagaaactgccacacaccccaccccaccccccagtgcaGGTCTGTCCCGTCCCTCACCTCCCATTCTCACCTGGACAgcctggtttcttgagttcttttatgCTGCTCACATTCCAAACCTGTTAGCAGACGCAGGTCATAAGAGAAGGAGGCCTGTGCTCAAAGATTGAGAACAGTTTCTTCCCAGTGGTAACCTGGTTTACTAGGTGGTACTTTCTACAAATGCATTCTCTTTTAAACCTTATTCCTAGTTTCTGTCAAAGTTAGTATACCATCACACTACAGCTTTGCTTCCTACACCTAACAATGCATGTGAGGACAGACTTCCTTGTTAGCATAAAAGGGTCATTATtagtaactccagcacttgggaggtagaggaccAGGACTTCAAGGCtacttggctacatgagaccctatgtcAACCAATAGATTAATTAACAAATAAGACAATCATCTTTATAAACCAGTTCTAAGCTAAAGAACACTGGaaagctcttttctttctccacaaccctttttttttctactcaccttcaggctcctgcttcctcctggcCTCTGAGCACCAGGTTCTCTCAGTTGTGTGTGTAAGGGGGTGCTGCTTAGGCACCTCTGAAGGTGTAGGAATCAAAGAAGGTTCCCAGGAGAATGTGTGGCCTGCTGAGCACTCCCACACAAgctccccatctccacctccaggCCCCCGAAGCCCAGGCACTAGGCTGCACTCCCGGCTGTGTCTATGAGACAGGAGCACCAGGTACTGCAGACCCTTGTGTGGCAGCGGCTCTGGACCTGAAGGTAAGATGATGCAGTCATGCAAGGCTGGAAACCCCTCTCTCTCAGAAAGCCACTCAGAGCATCCTAATCCTCTAAAGCCCATAAAAATAACCTCATTCCAAATCTtgcttatcatttttaaagtgttcttttttaaaaataccttatttttaattatctttatgtgtgtgtgggggggaggttgCACATGAATACAGATGTTCCTGGAAGCCAGAGGTGTTTGATCTCCCTgcagctgtagttacaggcagttgtcagcCCCCTGCCATGAGTGCTGGAAAtatacctgggtcctctgccagagcagcaccCGCTCTTAACCACTCAAGCAtttctccagttcctggagaGTTTGggtattgtttggtttttgctcttgttgttttggtttggcctAGACACACGCCCCAAGGTCCTGAGACAAAGCTCCCTTCCCAAAGGCTGCTGTGCCAGGCTATTTAAGGCTCGTCCTCTTCCCAAACACATGAAAGGCCTCTGATCCTTCTCTTGGCGCCTAAGTTTCTGGGAGCCGCCACTACCTGTTCCCATCTTTTACCTACCTGCACAGAGGACACATCCTGAAGAAGTGTACCTGCCAAagaagagcttgaggtcagctCAGAACCCAGGAAGCCAACCACCCTCACTCGGGCACTCACACACTTAGGGGCTAACCCTACGGACCTCCCATTCGCTGGGCTGTGAGGGGAGGGGCAGCCTGCCCTGCCCAAAAAGACGTCAGAGGCTATAGGAACAAGTTGGGGCCTCTGCCTAGGTGCCCACCCCAGTCCCTCCTGGCCCCTAACCGGTCCAACAGGAACTTGGCGAGCTGTGAATGCAGGGAGAAGCCCAGCCGCTCCTTGAGGAGGCACCACTGCTCCATGTGGCCGCCCAGGCGGATGCGGCACTTGCTGCGGCGCGCGTCCAGCTGCCTACGCTTCTCCCGCCGCCGACGGGATGCATCTGCCACCGGAGAGGCCATGCGCGCCCGGGCCTGTGGGAGGACGTAGTGCCGTCGGGGCATGCCGAGCAGACACAGCCTCAGCTCCAGATGCACTGACTGGGAACCAGACCACACAGCTTCCAAAGCACTCGAGGCTCTCGGATCCAGCCACCTACTCTTAGAGCCAGGGTGGGCACTCCGGGTACGGAAGTCACAGGCAGGGGCAAGAGACCTCCACTGGGAAACTTATCCTCCTTGTCCATGGGTGGTGGGGTCTGCGTGCAGCCGCGCCTCGGCCTCTTCACTGCTTTCAATGCAGGGGAGGCCCACCCAGCACTGCCTGGGCACCAGGCTGGCCCACGCCAGGGTCTTACCTGCGCACCCCAACCCGCCTTCGCCTAGACTGCGCGTGCGCCTCCCGGTCCCGCGTGCTCCCTCCGAGAGCCGCGGGAAGACCGGGGCCCACCGCGCGCGCGCCGCTGCTGTTTCTCCTTTAAGAAGAAACCGTCCCCCTTGGCGTCCGACGCAGCAGCCCGGACTTGCAGCGGGAGGCCAGGGGCCTGCCCTGCGCTCCGTGCGCCCCACGCACAGCCTGCCGGGAATTGTAGTTAGCCCTAGTACTGTATGATTGTCAGGGGATCCTACTGTAAATGCTCCTTTCTCTACTAGCATCTCTGCCTCTTAATTGCCACCAAACACACGCGAGCTGCAGTATCCGTCGCCAGAAGTCAACTAGAGCCCTTTGTGAAGCGCTAGACCACCCTCCAGCTGCAGCCCATAACCTGCTACTATCAACATTCCTTCAGGAAGTGACCCAGATTCTATGCAGACTTTCACTTCGCGTTATCTACAAATGGCTCTGATGGAGTTATTTCCATCAAGCAACGCAACGGGGCTTTCCAaggtcaattttttttgtttttattttttgttttgcttgagacaaagtttcatgtTGTCTAGGCTGTTCTCcaacttcctatgtagccaaggtgactttgaactcctgcctcTACATCTGAAGTgcaggattacaggcctgcacctcTGCGTTGCTAAATGAagtgcccatcctgcttcctctctgccctAGACTGCAGGAGACTTTTAACTCTCCCTCCTCTGCTACTGCGTTCCTTTCACTTTCTCCTCAGCTCCGCTCTCTGACTTCACCTACTCCTGGTCTCCCCCCTCCTCGctggcttttcttctcctttggatCCTTCTGTTACCAAAGGATGGAGTGTTCCAGGCTCAGGCCCTGGCAAGCCTCTGTTTTAGATATGCTCTTTGGGGGTGATCTAATCAGGCCACCCATTGATGGCCCCGGGTTTATGTTTCTGGCTACCCTCTTTGGATTCCAGACTCCTTTGACTGCCTAGTTGGCCTTCCATGATTAACTGAGTTAATACACTTCATGCTTACAAAGAATGTAGGGTAGTGCCTGATACAATAGCAACCATGATCAGCTGCAGGAG from Onychomys torridus unplaced genomic scaffold, mOncTor1.1, whole genome shotgun sequence harbors:
- the LOC118576164 gene encoding zinc finger protein 692-like, whose amino-acid sequence is MASPVADASRRRREKRRQLDARRSKCRIRLGGHMEQWCLLKERLGFSLHSQLAKFLLDRYTSSGCVLCAGPEPLPHKGLQYLVLLSHRHSRECSLVPGLRGPGGGDGELVWECSAGHTFSWEPSLIPTPSEVPKQHPLTHTTERTWCSEARRKQEPEGLECEQHKRTQETRLSRGVESPLETFPPPGEEQDVEEEDEDEDEELLSDASPWTYSSSPDEPVGIEGGC